From the Marinomonas sp. THO17 genome, one window contains:
- the dksA gene encoding RNA polymerase-binding protein DksA has translation MRMPDMKPDSLMKDFTPYVAKEGEEYMNENQLAHFKSILLNWKQNLMEEVDRTVHHLKEEAVNYADPNDRASQEEEFSLELRARDRERKLVKKISQTIEAIDNDDYGYCEECGIEIGIRRLEARPTATMCIDCKTLAEIKEKQIGG, from the coding sequence ATGCGTATGCCAGATATGAAGCCAGATTCATTAATGAAAGACTTCACTCCTTATGTTGCTAAGGAAGGCGAAGAATACATGAACGAGAACCAGTTGGCGCATTTTAAAAGCATCTTACTCAACTGGAAGCAAAACCTGATGGAAGAGGTTGATCGCACGGTTCACCACCTTAAAGAAGAGGCGGTTAACTATGCCGATCCGAATGACCGAGCCAGCCAAGAGGAAGAATTCAGCTTGGAACTACGTGCTCGTGATCGCGAGCGCAAACTGGTGAAAAAAATCTCTCAGACCATCGAAGCCATCGACAATGACGATTATGGTTACTGTGAAGAATGTGGCATAGAAATCGGCATTCGCCGTTTGGAAGCTCGCCCAACAGCAACCATGTGTATTGATTGCAAAACGCTTGCTGAGATCAAAGAGAAACAAATCGGCGGTTAA
- the gluQRS gene encoding tRNA glutamyl-Q(34) synthetase GluQRS: MASRYIGRFAPSPTGPLHFGSLVSALASYLDAKQHSGSWLVRIEDVDGTRCKSQYIEQILTTLNSYQLLSDESPIKQSDFTQEYQDHLNLLKQQDQIFPCNCTRQSLQAYQGRHPHICQSNELSPHSWRLKSSNVIYRYHDAIQGELIFQDDLKDNCPVLKRKDGYFSYQLAVVVDDHRQEISHLVRGADLIETTAQQLHLYALLDWEAPKISHIPLVVNQAGNKISKQNHAKAIQDGDLSTLLIALSYLGIEINASNITEALNKAIPLWNKEILRGRSTITLADQHLHLIQ, translated from the coding sequence GTGGCTTCGCGCTACATAGGTCGCTTTGCCCCCTCACCAACTGGCCCACTTCATTTTGGCTCGCTAGTCAGCGCGTTAGCGAGCTATCTTGATGCCAAGCAACACTCAGGTTCATGGCTGGTTCGTATTGAAGATGTCGACGGAACACGATGTAAAAGCCAATACATAGAGCAGATACTTACCACACTGAACAGTTACCAACTCTTATCTGATGAAAGCCCCATAAAACAAAGTGATTTTACTCAAGAGTATCAAGATCACCTCAATCTATTAAAACAACAAGATCAGATTTTTCCTTGCAACTGCACTCGCCAATCATTACAAGCTTATCAAGGTCGACACCCTCACATTTGCCAAAGCAATGAGCTTAGCCCTCACTCTTGGCGACTAAAGAGCAGCAATGTTATTTATCGCTATCATGATGCCATCCAGGGCGAGTTGATATTTCAGGATGATCTAAAAGACAATTGTCCAGTCCTAAAACGTAAAGACGGTTACTTCTCCTATCAACTGGCCGTGGTGGTAGATGATCATAGACAAGAAATCAGCCATCTTGTCAGAGGGGCAGATTTAATAGAGACCACAGCGCAACAGCTGCACCTTTATGCCTTGCTCGACTGGGAAGCCCCTAAGATCAGCCACATCCCCCTAGTGGTAAATCAAGCTGGCAATAAAATAAGCAAACAAAATCATGCTAAAGCGATTCAGGATGGCGACCTTAGCACCTTACTTATTGCTTTGAGCTACCTTGGCATTGAGATTAATGCGAGCAACATAACAGAAGCACTCAATAAAGCCATTCCCCTATGGAATAAAGAAATATTGCGCGGACGAAGCACCATTACACTTGCCGACCAACATTTACACCTCATCCAATAA
- a CDS encoding sigma-54 dependent transcriptional regulator yields MHSIMIICPDNSLLKESERWLSKYGFQINTSQSFEQANKYYDLSAFDLMLVDQLAIEQLSDPANEIPSTPKHIVLDAKPSLSTGVNCMAEGAVYYLPLPTDTETLLKHVVNTLEQKDQEQSSQQLFDNTPSGPRLFAQPDREETLPLGTPGSGIIGQCPPMLELFSDMRKVAGTDVTVLIRGESGTGKELVAKALHNLSQRQKHAIISVNCAAIPENLIESELFGHEKGAFTGATAAHDGLIFAADKGTLFLDEIGELPLEAQARLLRVLQEGEIRRVGATQSTKVDIRLITATHRNLFEMVKNGQFREDLYYRLYVMELLLPPLRERDNDISILAEALLEKTCQKHNRPPLAYSRSFDKAIRAHHWPGNVRELENAIERAVILSPLDRLEAANLKLASQQSTTDLYNNKTQEEKSAALPQGTTLDDYFKHFVLTHQHKMTETQLAHSLGISRKSLWERRQKLAIPKKVTAER; encoded by the coding sequence ATGCACAGCATCATGATCATTTGCCCTGATAATTCATTACTTAAAGAATCAGAAAGGTGGCTTTCAAAATACGGCTTTCAAATCAACACCAGCCAATCATTTGAACAAGCCAACAAATATTACGATCTTTCTGCTTTCGATTTGATGCTGGTCGATCAACTGGCTATTGAGCAACTTAGTGACCCTGCCAACGAGATCCCCAGCACTCCAAAACACATTGTACTTGACGCAAAACCCAGCCTTAGCACAGGCGTTAATTGTATGGCTGAGGGCGCGGTTTATTATTTACCCTTGCCAACCGACACAGAGACCTTACTCAAGCATGTGGTAAACACCTTAGAGCAAAAAGATCAAGAACAAAGCTCACAACAGCTCTTCGATAATACCCCTTCAGGACCTCGTTTATTCGCTCAGCCAGACAGAGAAGAAACCCTTCCTCTAGGCACACCAGGAAGCGGCATCATAGGTCAATGTCCACCTATGCTGGAACTCTTTAGCGATATGCGCAAAGTGGCTGGAACGGATGTCACTGTATTAATACGAGGCGAGTCTGGGACAGGTAAAGAATTGGTTGCCAAAGCCCTGCACAACCTCAGCCAAAGACAAAAGCATGCCATCATCAGTGTCAACTGCGCCGCAATACCAGAAAACCTAATAGAATCAGAGCTCTTCGGCCATGAAAAAGGGGCATTTACGGGTGCCACAGCAGCCCATGACGGTCTTATTTTTGCCGCTGACAAAGGAACCTTGTTCCTCGACGAAATTGGCGAATTACCCCTTGAAGCTCAAGCTCGACTGCTTAGGGTATTACAAGAAGGTGAGATACGTAGAGTAGGGGCGACACAATCCACAAAAGTGGACATTCGCCTCATTACCGCAACCCACAGAAACCTCTTTGAAATGGTCAAAAACGGACAATTCCGTGAAGATCTATATTATCGACTTTATGTAATGGAACTGCTTTTACCACCTCTACGTGAAAGAGATAATGACATCTCTATTCTGGCCGAAGCCTTGTTGGAAAAAACCTGTCAAAAACACAACCGGCCTCCATTAGCTTATAGTCGTAGTTTTGATAAAGCCATTCGCGCGCACCATTGGCCTGGCAATGTTAGAGAGCTAGAAAATGCCATTGAACGAGCTGTCATTTTAAGCCCATTAGACAGGCTAGAAGCGGCCAATTTGAAACTGGCAAGTCAACAAAGCACCACTGACCTTTACAATAATAAAACACAAGAGGAAAAATCCGCTGCCTTACCACAAGGCACAACACTAGACGATTACTTCAAACATTTTGTTTTAACGCACCAGCACAAAATGACAGAGACACAGCTCGCACATTCTTTGGGCATCTCGCGAAAAAGCCTTTGGGAAAGAAGACAAAAACTGGCAATACCCAAAAAAGTAACAGCCGAAAGGTAA
- the pcnB gene encoding polynucleotide adenylyltransferase PcnB, with protein MLTGLKSLVRKATSALLSSQEQTYPIIIPRDKHNLSRQDLSTNALKVLYRLNKAGYEAYLVGGCIRDHLIGIEPKDFDVVTKATPEEVQALFSNSRLIGRRFRLVHVTFGREIIEVSTFRANTTQEEAPEIEQKSLKDKDSARSSHGIILRDNVYGNIEEDAERRDFTFNALYYNVEDFSIHDYCGGLADIKNKQIRIIGDPRQRYQEDPVRMLRAIRFAGKLGFDIEANTVAPIKEMAQLLDHIPPARLFEEVLKLLGSGNGTKTFALLREYGLFRYLFPDTDALLQSGWKRQDIDPEAFILRGLKNTDERIQGGKSTAPYFLYAILLWPSVALRHEEFMAQGMPVTPALHQAANMVLDNQVASTAIPRRFSTPMREIWDMQLRLPKRYGKRAFQLLEHPRFRAAFDFLLIREQSGTELEGLGAWWEAFQFGTESQQRDLIKQIDKRTSNNEGPKKRRPRRRRKSNGPQHESSSD; from the coding sequence ATGCTCACAGGACTTAAATCTCTGGTACGTAAAGCTACTTCTGCACTTCTCTCATCACAAGAGCAGACTTATCCAATTATCATACCTCGCGATAAACACAATCTCTCTCGACAAGACTTAAGCACAAATGCATTAAAAGTATTGTACCGTCTTAACAAAGCAGGCTATGAAGCCTATCTGGTTGGCGGCTGTATACGCGATCATTTAATTGGCATTGAACCAAAAGACTTTGACGTGGTAACCAAGGCCACTCCTGAGGAAGTACAGGCTCTATTTTCTAATTCACGCCTAATTGGTCGCCGCTTCCGCTTGGTACATGTCACTTTTGGTCGAGAAATCATTGAAGTATCCACCTTCCGAGCTAACACGACACAAGAAGAAGCCCCCGAAATAGAGCAAAAGTCACTAAAAGACAAAGACTCTGCACGCTCCAGTCACGGCATCATTCTACGAGACAATGTTTACGGCAACATTGAAGAAGACGCCGAACGACGTGATTTCACCTTTAATGCCCTGTATTACAATGTGGAAGACTTCAGTATTCACGATTATTGCGGCGGCCTAGCCGACATTAAGAACAAACAAATACGCATTATCGGTGACCCTCGTCAGCGCTATCAAGAAGATCCAGTTCGCATGCTAAGGGCCATTCGTTTTGCTGGCAAATTGGGTTTTGATATCGAAGCCAACACAGTAGCCCCTATCAAAGAAATGGCCCAATTGTTAGACCACATTCCACCAGCACGCCTATTTGAAGAAGTCCTCAAATTACTGGGCAGTGGCAATGGCACTAAAACTTTCGCACTGTTACGAGAATACGGCTTATTCCGCTACCTGTTTCCTGATACCGATGCACTTTTGCAAAGCGGCTGGAAACGTCAAGACATAGACCCAGAAGCTTTTATTTTACGCGGCCTAAAAAACACCGACGAACGCATCCAAGGCGGCAAAAGTACAGCACCTTACTTTCTATACGCCATTTTATTATGGCCAAGCGTGGCATTGCGTCATGAAGAATTTATGGCTCAAGGCATGCCAGTGACACCAGCACTTCACCAAGCTGCCAATATGGTGCTGGACAACCAAGTGGCTTCAACCGCTATCCCACGTCGTTTTTCGACACCAATGAGAGAAATTTGGGACATGCAGTTACGTTTGCCGAAACGCTATGGCAAACGAGCCTTCCAACTTTTAGAACATCCAAGATTCCGTGCCGCTTTCGATTTCCTCTTGATTCGTGAACAAAGCGGTACTGAATTAGAGGGTTTAGGCGCATGGTGGGAAGCTTTCCAATTTGGCACTGAAAGCCAGCAACGCGATCTCATTAAACAGATTGATAAACGCACCAGTAACAATGAAGGCCCTAAAAAACGACGACCTCGCCGTCGCCGTAAAAGCAATGGGCCACAACATGAAAGCAGCAGCGACTAA
- the folK gene encoding 2-amino-4-hydroxy-6-hydroxymethyldihydropteridine diphosphokinase: MTTAYIGLGSNLEKPLEQIRRAIKTLSQHPSLHNISVSNIYGSKPVGPQDQPDYVNAAARFDTALSSIALLDLLQGIEQDHQRVRERHWGPRTLDLDLLLYGNEQIDLPRLTVPHPFMLERGFVIQPLHDLAPDILLANGTTVTEQLHQLDTSDLVIITEE, encoded by the coding sequence ATGACAACCGCCTACATTGGCCTTGGCAGCAATTTAGAAAAACCTCTTGAACAAATTCGTCGCGCCATTAAGACACTTTCTCAACACCCTAGCTTGCACAATATAAGTGTGTCGAATATTTATGGCAGCAAACCGGTGGGGCCCCAAGATCAGCCAGACTATGTTAATGCTGCTGCACGCTTTGATACTGCACTTTCTAGCATAGCTTTACTTGATCTTCTTCAAGGCATTGAACAGGATCATCAAAGAGTCCGTGAACGCCATTGGGGACCGCGCACCTTAGACCTAGATCTGTTATTGTATGGCAATGAGCAAATTGATTTACCAAGATTAACTGTGCCACACCCTTTTATGCTTGAACGTGGCTTCGTTATTCAGCCACTTCATGATCTTGCTCCTGATATTCTCTTGGCAAATGGCACAACCGTTACCGAGCAGTTACACCAACTTGATACCAGCGATTTGGTTATTATCACAGAAGAATAA
- the panB gene encoding 3-methyl-2-oxobutanoate hydroxymethyltransferase: MYSDNSQKKLAKPVTLSTLKQMKADKEKITCLTSYDASFTHVMNVAGVETILVGDSLGMVIQGQDSTLPVTIEDMCYHTAAVKRGNTHAFILTDMSFMSYSTPEQALDNAAKLMQAGANMVKLEGGSWLADTIKLLSQRGIPVCAHLGLTPQSVHKLGGYKVQGKSQDAAELLLEESLHLVEAGADILLYECIPTELGKMLTESVPVPTIGIGAGHHTDGQVLVLHDMLGINLGHTPRFVKNFLTDGRNVTQAFEAYVKEVKDTSFPGPEHGFKS; encoded by the coding sequence ATGTACTCAGATAACTCACAGAAAAAGCTGGCAAAGCCAGTTACCCTTTCTACCTTGAAACAAATGAAGGCAGACAAAGAGAAAATTACCTGCTTAACCTCCTACGACGCGTCCTTTACTCATGTTATGAATGTGGCTGGTGTGGAAACCATCTTGGTAGGCGACTCATTAGGCATGGTCATTCAAGGGCAAGACAGCACTTTACCTGTGACCATTGAGGACATGTGCTACCACACCGCGGCAGTAAAGCGCGGCAATACGCACGCTTTCATTTTAACGGATATGTCTTTCATGAGTTACAGCACACCAGAGCAAGCGTTAGACAATGCTGCCAAACTCATGCAAGCTGGCGCCAATATGGTAAAACTGGAAGGCGGAAGCTGGTTGGCCGATACCATTAAACTACTGAGCCAGCGTGGCATTCCTGTGTGCGCACACCTAGGATTGACCCCCCAATCGGTACACAAATTAGGCGGTTACAAGGTGCAAGGTAAAAGCCAAGATGCCGCAGAGCTTTTACTGGAAGAGTCATTGCACCTAGTGGAAGCAGGCGCTGACATTTTATTGTATGAATGCATTCCAACAGAGCTGGGCAAAATGCTAACAGAGTCAGTACCGGTTCCCACCATAGGCATTGGCGCGGGCCATCATACTGACGGCCAGGTATTGGTATTACACGACATGCTAGGCATTAATCTAGGCCACACTCCACGTTTTGTAAAAAACTTTCTAACCGATGGTCGTAATGTGACACAAGCATTTGAGGCTTATGTTAAAGAAGTAAAAGACACGAGTTTCCCAGGGCCAGAGCACGGATTTAAATCATAA
- the panC gene encoding pantoate--beta-alanine ligase, which yields MQTFHTIAELRIALKTLRLQDKSIAFVPTMGNLHDGHMSLIRRAAQEGDIVVASIFVNPMQFSANEDLERYPKTLEEDKKVLAANGCHYLFAPDALEMYPDGKRSQTQIEVMGLSNILCGASRPGHFVGVATVVTKLFNIVQPDCAIFGNKDFQQLKVIEDMTRDLSSNVRIIGIDTARNEDGLAMSSRNGYLTEQERDIAPTMYKTLLWVKEQLMANRASHEEICEQAQQKLEAVGFRRDYFEIRAQDNLQTPTEEEKSLVILAAAHLGSARLIDNLRVELG from the coding sequence ATGCAAACGTTTCATACCATTGCCGAATTACGCATCGCCCTTAAAACCCTTCGCCTGCAAGACAAAAGCATCGCTTTTGTACCTACCATGGGCAACTTACACGATGGTCATATGTCATTAATTCGTCGTGCAGCACAGGAAGGCGACATAGTCGTTGCTTCGATTTTTGTAAACCCAATGCAGTTCTCTGCCAACGAAGATTTAGAGCGCTACCCAAAAACCTTAGAAGAAGACAAAAAAGTATTAGCAGCTAATGGCTGTCACTATTTGTTTGCCCCAGACGCGCTGGAAATGTACCCAGATGGCAAACGCAGTCAGACTCAAATCGAAGTCATGGGCTTATCCAATATTTTATGTGGCGCTTCTCGTCCCGGCCATTTTGTAGGCGTTGCGACAGTAGTGACAAAATTATTCAACATAGTACAGCCAGATTGCGCTATTTTTGGTAATAAAGATTTTCAACAATTGAAAGTCATTGAAGACATGACACGAGATCTCAGCTCGAATGTTCGCATCATTGGTATCGACACAGCACGCAATGAAGACGGCTTAGCAATGAGTTCCCGTAATGGCTATTTAACAGAACAAGAACGAGACATTGCACCAACAATGTACAAAACCTTGCTATGGGTAAAGGAACAACTTATGGCAAACCGCGCGAGTCATGAGGAAATCTGCGAACAAGCTCAGCAGAAGCTTGAAGCGGTTGGCTTCCGTCGTGATTATTTTGAAATCCGCGCACAAGATAATTTACAAACACCAACTGAGGAAGAGAAAAGCCTGGTCATTTTGGCTGCGGCCCATCTAGGGAGCGCTCGTTTAATTGATAACTTGCGCGTAGAGCTTGGCTAA
- the pgi gene encoding glucose-6-phosphate isomerase — MRSPTEFSAWKKLAEHQQQMASVDMTSLFAADPKRAETYQASAAGWTLDFAKNRANNTTLSLLKELAQEAGIEQAIEDMFSGAHINNTEDRSVLHVALRASQTQDSLMVDGVNVLAEVRSTLKQMEKFVWQLQSGQWRGYANQRITDVVSIGIGGSYLGPKVVAEALTPYAQQQIKVHFVANIDGSDITEKLKKLNPETTVFVISSKSFGTLETLYNANAARDWFLRNGGPEDLIHKHFAAVSSNVKKAVAFGIAEENIFPMWDWVGGRYSLWSAIGLPIAIAVGMENFYSLLDGAHQMDEHFRTAPLEKNLPVLMGTLGVWYINFHNAQTHALIPYDHYLRALPAHIQQLDMESNGKANLINGDGVTTDTGPIIWGGAGTNGQHAYHQLLHQGTRLVPVDFIAPLTSHNPVADHHAQLFANCLSQSQALMVGKSLEQAQTELRDAGASEEQVAAIAPHKVIPGNRPSNTLLTDKMTPASVGALIALYEHRTFVQGTIWGINSFDQWGVELGKVLGTDIYNRLVNDSDNSELDTSTQALISAFKKAQS, encoded by the coding sequence ATGCGTTCACCCACTGAATTCTCTGCTTGGAAAAAACTCGCAGAACATCAACAGCAAATGGCATCTGTTGATATGACATCCTTATTTGCTGCTGATCCTAAACGTGCAGAAACCTACCAAGCTTCCGCTGCTGGCTGGACACTGGACTTCGCCAAGAACCGAGCCAACAACACAACACTATCGCTATTAAAAGAATTGGCACAAGAAGCCGGCATAGAACAAGCCATTGAAGACATGTTCAGTGGCGCACATATCAACAATACGGAAGATCGTTCCGTATTACACGTTGCATTACGCGCTAGCCAAACGCAAGATTCGCTCATGGTTGATGGCGTAAATGTGCTAGCCGAAGTTCGTTCAACACTAAAACAAATGGAAAAATTTGTTTGGCAATTACAAAGTGGCCAATGGCGCGGTTATGCCAACCAGCGCATCACAGATGTCGTATCCATTGGTATTGGCGGCTCCTACCTAGGCCCCAAAGTGGTTGCTGAAGCTTTGACACCTTATGCTCAACAGCAAATCAAGGTGCATTTTGTTGCTAATATTGATGGTTCTGACATCACAGAAAAACTAAAAAAATTGAACCCTGAAACCACAGTGTTTGTGATCTCATCTAAGTCATTTGGCACACTAGAAACCCTATACAATGCCAACGCTGCGCGAGATTGGTTCTTGCGCAATGGTGGTCCTGAAGACTTAATTCATAAGCATTTTGCTGCGGTCAGTTCGAACGTGAAAAAAGCGGTTGCTTTCGGGATTGCTGAAGAAAACATTTTCCCCATGTGGGACTGGGTTGGCGGACGTTACTCTTTGTGGTCGGCAATCGGTTTACCCATTGCCATCGCCGTAGGCATGGAAAACTTTTATTCCCTATTAGACGGTGCGCACCAAATGGACGAACACTTCCGTACCGCACCATTAGAGAAAAACTTACCTGTGCTCATGGGAACCTTAGGTGTTTGGTACATCAATTTCCATAATGCGCAGACACACGCCTTGATTCCGTATGACCATTACTTACGTGCTCTACCTGCGCACATCCAACAACTAGATATGGAAAGCAACGGTAAAGCCAACCTAATTAATGGCGATGGTGTCACCACGGACACAGGACCTATTATCTGGGGTGGTGCAGGCACCAATGGTCAACACGCTTACCATCAGTTGCTTCACCAAGGCACTCGCCTTGTTCCTGTAGACTTTATTGCACCATTGACTAGCCACAATCCTGTTGCGGATCATCACGCCCAGCTATTTGCTAATTGCTTGAGTCAATCACAAGCTCTAATGGTAGGCAAAAGCTTGGAACAAGCACAAACAGAGCTACGTGATGCCGGTGCCAGCGAAGAGCAAGTCGCCGCTATTGCCCCTCACAAGGTGATTCCGGGCAATCGCCCAAGCAACACCTTACTGACTGACAAGATGACACCCGCAAGCGTTGGTGCTCTGATTGCTCTATACGAACACCGTACTTTTGTACAAGGTACCATTTGGGGAATAAACTCTTTTGACCAATGGGGCGTTGAACTGGGTAAAGTACTGGGCACAGACATTTATAACCGTTTAGTAAATGATAGCGATAATTCTGAGTTGGATACTTCTACTCAAGCCTTGATTAGCGCCTTCAAAAAAGCTCAGTCTTAA
- a CDS encoding FUSC family protein has product MIENSNKKTTYFKIITALKAVTNITPSERPLHRAFLSAIACSTPAFIGIAIDQFYQGLMACMGALVILYLPAAAFKKQMFTMASGSILFVMSFTIASVTSFSAISSVLIVGFLSFVNSIICRKIHIGPPGSFFPFMLACVATVIPFDLTTLPERTLLVAIGCAIASCFAFAYCLIFRTNTSPPKVELSPSETKVSTWKLELFESLLIMGTYAIALSLNLDNPYWAPISCAAVLQGRQLLSVLTRKVQRIIGTLLGLLIASLIFSSELAPIHMAILIMGLIFAIEVLMYKNYALGVIFVTPITILFAEITSSSMSADQLIYARFLDILIGSAIGAVGSWLIIHNYIKLYKDQATEKS; this is encoded by the coding sequence TTGATTGAAAATTCAAATAAAAAGACGACCTATTTTAAGATAATTACCGCATTAAAGGCCGTTACGAACATCACCCCTTCTGAACGCCCACTCCATCGAGCATTCCTTTCTGCTATCGCTTGCAGCACCCCTGCATTTATAGGCATAGCTATTGATCAATTTTACCAAGGACTGATGGCTTGCATGGGCGCCCTAGTCATTCTTTATCTACCCGCCGCCGCCTTCAAAAAACAAATGTTTACCATGGCGAGTGGCTCAATATTATTTGTTATGAGCTTTACCATTGCCTCAGTCACAAGCTTTTCTGCCATTTCATCAGTGCTCATTGTTGGCTTCCTCTCCTTCGTGAATTCTATTATTTGTCGCAAAATCCACATTGGCCCTCCAGGTAGCTTTTTCCCATTTATGTTAGCTTGTGTCGCAACAGTGATCCCTTTTGACCTAACCACCCTTCCAGAACGAACCCTCTTAGTAGCCATAGGGTGTGCAATAGCCAGCTGTTTTGCGTTTGCCTATTGCCTAATATTTAGAACAAATACGTCACCCCCTAAGGTGGAGCTATCTCCATCCGAAACAAAGGTCAGCACATGGAAACTAGAGCTTTTTGAAAGCTTATTAATTATGGGGACATATGCCATTGCCCTATCTCTAAATTTAGACAATCCATATTGGGCACCCATTTCTTGTGCCGCGGTTTTACAAGGGCGTCAATTACTTTCCGTTCTTACTAGAAAAGTGCAACGTATCATTGGCACATTACTAGGACTATTAATCGCTTCCCTGATTTTTTCTTCGGAACTCGCACCAATACATATGGCCATCCTTATTATGGGATTAATCTTTGCCATTGAAGTGCTCATGTACAAAAATTACGCTCTAGGCGTCATCTTTGTCACTCCAATAACCATCTTATTCGCAGAAATTACCAGCAGCTCAATGAGTGCCGATCAACTTATCTATGCGCGTTTTCTAGATATCCTTATTGGTAGCGCTATTGGTGCTGTTGGCAGCTGGTTAATCATTCACAACTATATAAAGCTTTATAAAGATCAAGCCACAGAAAAGAGTTAA
- a CDS encoding aldehyde dehydrogenase family protein yields MSDSYKVLIGGQWVDGANGAFDVKNPATFETVAKCANASSDQLEEAVVAANEAFKSWQYTSHEERKKMLNAAIDEIQEKRDEIAALIVAEQGKPFPLAIGEVEGGIAWARYAASQDIPVQIIEDSEKKRIEAHRKPLGVVASITPWNWPFMIAVWHILPALRAGNAVISKPSSLTPLSTVKLVEILNNHLPDGVISIVTGERGMGSGITGSAGIHKIVFTGSTPTGQSVMRNSADNLKRLTLELGGNDAAIVMPSSNVEQIAPAIFATSFLNMGQTCGALKRLYVHESIYDEMCAALSEIAKQQVVGNGMDEGVNFGPVQNADQLNLVADLVEDAKARGASILSGGEKMAGVGHFYPPTIVANIENDAPLVQEEQFGPALPVIKFSDKEEAIAMANSVDVGLCGSAWSADIEEAQAIASRLECGTAFVNTHAEIQPNVPFGGCKMSGFGVEFAEEGLLEFTSIQVMHINK; encoded by the coding sequence ATGAGTGACAGTTATAAGGTTTTGATTGGTGGTCAATGGGTAGACGGAGCGAACGGTGCCTTTGACGTAAAAAACCCAGCAACGTTTGAAACCGTTGCTAAATGCGCTAATGCTTCTTCAGATCAACTTGAAGAAGCTGTTGTCGCTGCAAACGAAGCATTCAAGAGCTGGCAATATACTTCTCATGAAGAGCGTAAAAAAATGCTCAATGCGGCGATTGATGAGATTCAAGAAAAGCGTGATGAAATTGCCGCTTTGATTGTTGCGGAGCAAGGTAAGCCATTTCCTCTTGCGATTGGTGAAGTCGAGGGTGGTATTGCTTGGGCGCGTTATGCAGCTAGCCAAGATATTCCAGTGCAAATCATTGAAGATAGTGAGAAAAAGCGTATCGAAGCTCACCGTAAGCCACTAGGTGTTGTTGCTTCAATAACACCGTGGAATTGGCCATTTATGATTGCGGTTTGGCATATTCTTCCAGCGCTACGTGCTGGGAATGCGGTTATCAGTAAGCCATCTAGTCTTACACCTCTGAGTACCGTTAAGTTAGTTGAAATACTCAATAACCATCTTCCTGACGGTGTCATTAGTATCGTGACAGGGGAGCGAGGAATGGGTAGTGGTATTACTGGTAGTGCAGGTATTCATAAAATTGTCTTTACAGGATCTACGCCGACAGGTCAGTCAGTAATGCGTAATTCTGCTGATAATCTGAAGCGTTTGACCCTTGAGTTGGGTGGTAATGATGCTGCTATTGTTATGCCAAGTTCTAACGTCGAGCAGATTGCTCCGGCGATCTTTGCGACCTCTTTCCTTAACATGGGGCAAACATGTGGTGCTTTGAAGCGTTTGTATGTTCATGAATCCATTTATGATGAGATGTGTGCTGCACTCAGTGAAATCGCTAAGCAGCAAGTTGTTGGTAATGGTATGGACGAAGGGGTGAACTTTGGCCCGGTTCAAAATGCTGATCAACTTAATCTTGTTGCAGATTTGGTAGAGGATGCCAAAGCGCGTGGTGCTAGCATTCTATCAGGTGGCGAAAAAATGGCAGGTGTTGGTCACTTCTATCCACCGACAATTGTTGCAAACATCGAGAATGATGCTCCTTTAGTTCAAGAGGAGCAATTTGGGCCTGCTCTTCCTGTTATTAAGTTCTCAGATAAGGAAGAAGCAATTGCAATGGCGAACAGTGTTGACGTTGGTCTATGTGGTTCAGCATGGAGTGCTGATATTGAAGAGGCTCAAGCAATTGCATCTCGCCTTGAATGTGGTACTGCGTTTGTGAATACGCATGCAGAGATTCAACCAAATGTACCATTTGGTGGCTGCAAAATGTCTGGTTTTGGTGTTGAATTTGCTGAAGAGGGTTTGTTGGAATTCACTTCTATTCAGGTGATGCACATTAACAAATAA